In Panicum virgatum strain AP13 chromosome 5K, P.virgatum_v5, whole genome shotgun sequence, the genomic window TGACTCAAACTCTGTTGCACTTGAGGCTTCAAACAGTAAAAGCTGACCTCCAAAATTATATAATCCGTACTAATGCTAAGCTGAACATCCACTCAGTAATATGACTGTACCTCATGCCTCCCCGAAGGTGATGCTTGGAACCCCTTGGATAAGACAGTACCCAATGTACCTATTTCCCCATTCCATTAGGACGACCAAGTTACACTGTAGGCCTAAATTCTGAACAAATCAATTGGGTGCTAATGCCCGATAAGCGATATCTTCCTGTTTCACAATCATAACCACATTTCcttcaaaataataataattttgaATTTAAGTGGAAAAGATCGGACCGCCACTGCTGACATATTGGCTATTTGGCATCCCTTCATATTTGGATTTCAAAGGAAAACGTGTCCACTATCATCCCAAACTAGATCAGACACCCATCAATCCAAAGTGAGACACACAAGGCATTTATATGGACTCCCAGACCCTAGCCCTTGAACTCGAGATGCAGTCACTCGGTCAGAGAGCAGCTGCAACAGCAATAGCAAGGTCGCATAAGCGGGAGCGCGAACCTTTCTTGGCGCCGAGGTCGGCGCTGGTGAAGGTGGTGGCGTCCCCCTTGTGGACGAACTCCTGGAGCTCCTTGAAGTCGAGCCACGGCTTGACCCAGACCTTTGCCTCGTAGACCTTCTTCCTCCCGGCCTCGATGGCCTCGAGCGTGAGGTGGTGCAGCGTGCCGGCCACCACCTGCTCCTTGGCCTCCACCACGCGCACGAACTCCAGCAGCGCGTTCTGCGACCACCGCGCCCGGACGAACAAAAATAAAATCAGAAGAGAACCCCAACCGCACGAATCGACCGAATCGCCGAGCACCCGAAAAGGGGATCGTGAACCGGGGAGTGGGGGAGAAGGGGAAGGCCGCGGGGGTAGCCACTTGCCTGGCGCTTGTTGTGCTCCTCGACGGCGAAGCGGCCGAGCCCGTCGGACTCGGCGctgttggcggcggcggggttctCCTTCACGCCGCCGAGGACGTGGCCGGCCATGGCCGCTGCTCCGATAGCGAGGGGCGcggagacgaggaggaggaccagcagcaggaggaggagggggcgcagagcgggagcgggggcgggggcgggggcgggggcggcggcgagtcgcGTCGCGACAACGCGCATGCTCTGGTGGGGGGCGAGAGGAGTGCCTGCGGTTTGCTTTCGCTttcctcggggggggggggggggggggggggggggggttgggcgCGGGGGGAATAACGGGCGGGGAAAAGAGGGTCTTTTACATATTTTTACCGTTATACTGGATGACGCTCAACAgattattatttttaaaataacatCTACAACTATCCAGCTACCAATAGAGAGaaatttaaattatatttttacTATATTTACTGATGTGGCACGCCACAACAGCCCCACACACTGGCGCCCAATGAGCAGGCTTAGGTGAAATATCCCCGCTGCCCATGATtcgctcctctctctctcactcttcATAGCCAGGTCCCGCAGATCATCTCACTTCCATTTAGACCCCACTCACTTACATTTGGACCCCACTCGTCAGCTCCGTCTCCCACCTCCAAGCATCGTTCCGATCTCGCCGCCCTTTTCCCCCTCCCGTGCCCTCCGCCACCGTTCCCCTGCGGCTGCTGCAGCACGGCGGCCAGTGCGCCGGGGCTGCAGGGCCCCTGGCCCCCTGCCTGCGCCGCTGCTGCAGGACCCGTGCcgcgccgcctgggcccgcgCTCGCTGCTGCAGCGTCCCCGGCCTACGCCCGCTCGCGCCTGCGTCGCTGCACGTGTGCGTGCTGTAACCTGCCCGGCTTGCTAGCTCCATCAGCAGGGGCAGGGGCGCAGGGCTTGGGGAACAGAACAGAGCAGGACAAGCAAGGAACAGAGGAGCGAGAGCTAGCTAGCTTAGCAAGTGCTTTCGTTAGTTACTCGCGGAACATAGATAATAGGAGGAATGCATTCAATTCATCGGAATGCAAGCAAAGTAATGCCAAGATCCATTAAAATTATTGGTGCTTCTTACCCCGCCGGAATCAAGCGGCTCAAGCGCCAGCGGGTAgcccagcaggcggcgcacgCGGAGGTGGTTGATGAAGCTAACGAATGGGGCCCACCTGACAGTGAAAGAAGTTGTGGGACCCAGTTGtcggagagagaagagaggaacgGGTGAGGGACAGTCACACGTGGCAGAGAAAGAAATTGTGGGACCCAGCTAtcgaagagggagaagagaggagcagtCACAACATTTCGCATGCCCTTATTAACTGTGTGCCAACGTATATGCCGCTGTGGCGTGCCACATAGGCAAATGTGGTAAAAATGAAAAGGCCGCgagataaaaataataaatttatagGTGTGATTGTAAGAGTGATATTTGAATGAGTGTCGTTCGGTATAATgataaaaatgtaaaaacctCAGGAAACGCGAACAGAAGAATAATTCAGTCAAACAGTTCAATCGCTTCCGCTGGTCACCATTGTACAATATCCCGCCGTTTTCGGTAGGTAATCAAGAATCACAAATCATAGGCAAAATCGTTAATTTCAAAATGAGCGAGCGATGGGCCCCTCCTCCACGTGCGGGCAGGCAGGGGCGCGCCACGGGGGCGGCAGGCGTTGAGGGCTCGGCGTTGGGTGGCGGACGGTGTCTAACGGCAGAATTTAACGgaatggtaaaaaaaatgaaaaattagaATTTGTGGCATAGAAAAAAACTCATAATTTTCAGCGATACATAAAGAATGGTATAATTTTCAATGGCatagaaaaaaattattctCACATTTAACTAGAAGTAAAcaataattgaaaaaataactgtATGGTGCGTGTGGGTCTACGCGTGTGGATTTCGGACAAATTTGTTGTATCTTGCGGTCTGCATCAGGTGGTGTACGAGAAGCCACACGATGGTAATGAACTCACCACCGCTGCTGAGCTGTCTGGCATGCGATTCCCTACTGCAATGTTCCGCGGCATAAATCATCACCTCCACCCACACTCCGAAGATCAATTCTAACGTGTCAGACCTACCCAAGTCACGAAGCTCTTTGGCGAGCAAGGCTGCACACGAATTGCCTGTCATACGGAACCGTCCGCGGCGTGGATCTATGCCTGGATCAATCGATTCCTGAGACAGAGGAACCAAGTTAGTGTATTTGGCATCATGAATAATGTTATCTGGGTTGAACTCCGTTTCATTACGAAGTTGCAAATATACAATTAATTCTCAGTAGTCTATTAAAACGAATGTTGATGCACACTAGTGTAATCCAAGCAAAGACTCTTTGGAAACCAAACCTTCTTCTCAAGTAAAGACTCTCTGCAAAGCGATGCAAGTCTTTGCCAACAATAGGTGGCCATTTAATCATAAGCCTAATCTGCATTTGGTTTACCTTTCCATCATGTTGAGAATTATGCAATAATGCCGGACTGTGGTTGTATGCATGCATTGTCGCATTGAACAATGTAAACAGCCGGAGACTTCTCCATTTATGGCTACAATTAATTCCAAGTACTGTAACTGTAACACCCCAAAATTTgctttctgaaatttttatcaaaCTCAAATGCAATGTACTTAAGTTGTTTGATTAGTGAGCATGTCATGAATTTATCTAATTCTTTTTCTCAAATCAAGTGCTAAAATAAATGTAAGttcaacttgtttgtgcatccATGCTGCTGCATACGTTTGATGCAAACCCAGACAATGGGAAATCACGAcctgtgggtaaagtgtacaacctctcgAGTGTTAACAAACTGATgcatcagccgtgctcacggttatgagcggcctgGACCCTCAAATGATCAGAGAAACATGTGGTTTGGGCCGTGATGTTGATCAATGGAGAATATTTACTTACTTATGCTTTATCTTTATGATATATCTGTTGGGTAATTTTGGGATGATAACTGCTAATCTTAATTAATAAAAGTTGACCAACTAAAAGCTACTGCAATCAGCCAGTCCACTATAAAGCCAATCCACTTTAACCTAAACGGGACACTTGCTGGGTGCGACaagtactcacccttgctttcTTTTTCATCAACTTTGTTGCGTTCAATGCAACCGCTGTTCAGGAGATGGAGAGGCTGTGGATTACACCCAGACTTTCCAGGAGTACGATGAGTTCTAGGCTGGTGATGCCCCCAGGCAGCTGCTTGTGGATATGGAAGGCCACTTCCGTAGCACTCTGATGTTTAGTTGTTTAAACGTTTGTTTATGTTAAAGACTTCCGCTATATCGTTCATGTTGTAATAAGCGATACTTGTACGCTTTTGCACTGTGTTATGAATCATTTATGTTCCAATGTATGCAATTCCGATCTTGGTGCATACATGGTCTACTTCCGGTACTCTTTTTAAAACCGGGGGTGACAGTAACAAACCTCAAAAACTAAATCATGAAGCTCATGCGCCTTTTCTATTTTCATTTCAGTTAGCTTTTGAGTATGTGTTGCTAGTCCTGCTGGATATGTAAAAATCTAAGAAGGTGAGAAAATCCTAAAATCTTCTTTATTGCAAAAAAAGTTTACTAATGCGTTGTGCTTCATAGAatatttgaaagataaaattacAATAAATAAATTGGCAGAGCTAGAGCCATTGTCCCAAGAAGAAATAAGCAATTTTCAAACAGTGTGAAGTAAAGTAAAGCAGCCATGATAGAACATACCGTTGAATAAGATTCAAATGAATTAAACAGCTTCTCGGCAATCTTCTTTCTCTGTGGGGTCCTGGAGAAATTGGTGGGGCCTTCATGTTGGAACAATTCCTTGATCATATGGCACAGGTTCCAGCTTCTGGGAGATCCCATCACCGTGCTGTCCTTAACAGGCCAAAAGGCCTCAAAATTGTTGGACACGTCGAGATATAAATTGTGGTGTGCACGGCCTGGCAGCATGTCGGGTTTTACAATGAGCAGGAACATCATGTAATTGGATAGCACCCTTGTCGCTTCGACAAGCTTTGATTCATGGCCAGCGTCGTAAACCTCAATAAACAGATCGGTCGCCATGTGCCATACAAGGATGCTCTGGTGGAAGTCAATGCTCACACTCCATCGAGCAAAGTCCTTGTATGCTTCAAATTTTTCCAGTATCATGCGgcctcttgagtttaaatcagCAATTTCTGGCGGAGGCAGCGCTTGTAACACTAGATTCCTGAGATCACTTGTTGGCAAAGAGTCAGTGCCTGAGAAAGTGCCCTGGAAATGCGACCTGTTCCACCACTCCCCGAGGCCCATTTTTGTAGTCAGTCTGCTCCATGGCTCAGTCGTGTCACGGTAGCATAGATGGAGCAGATTATACTGCCCAAGGGAGTCCCTCCACAGTCTCCTGCTTGCCGGCTTGACAGGGCGGCGAACCAAAACCAAGACATGAAGAAGCCATTTTGCCAAAGCAAGAGTCCCACTGTCGGTGGAATCTCTCTGTGTGTTGCGGTGAAAGAAAGAGCATGTCCAGCTCGAAAATACTGCCCTACACACTGATATAGTCTCCAGGACCAAAGCTCCAACAAGCAAAACATAACTAATAATCACATCGGCCCTGTTGTAATCTCCCCTGCCTCCTCTGATGCTGAGCTGAAACAAGAGGAATGCAGCAGCCGTGCCAAGTAACGAAGTAAGATGGATGCAGAAGCCATACCAAGTGTGCATGACCGCTGCCTTGGTGTACAGGATGTCGTACATCAGAGACAGCTCCATCTCGATCAACTTGTATATGTCCTCCCCCACGACAACTTCTCCAAAGGAATACCCTGGATCAATGGCACGTAAACCCTCGATCTGAGCCTCCTCCAACGTGACATCAAGGAAGGCGCACATGCAGGCTGCGAAGCTGTAGTGAGCTTCAAGCAGGATCTCCTCTTCGCTCTTTCCCTCCACGACAAATCGATATGGTTTAACCCTGCCAGTGTCACCCCACTTGTTGAACCTGTCGCGGATGCTACTCATGCCACCACACTTGAGTGCCCATATCCTCTCACCATACTTCACAAGACCAGCAACGAACAAGGAGATGGTCGCCAGCAGGAGCAAGATTCCACCACTAGACATATATTTGTTGATGACATAAGCAGCCTGCATGCCACCACTAGACAccaattttcttaatacgacaattgatggagagatatagggagcagaagaaggacttgcacatggtcttcattgaccttgagaaggcatatgacaaagtaccgagaaatgtcatgtggtgggctttggagaagcacaaagtcccaaccaagtacattaccctcattaaggatatgtacaaagatgcgacgacgtttgtccggacatgtgatggcaacaccactgactttcctattaacataggcctacaccaggggtcagcattgagcccttatttatttgctttagtgatggatgagatcacaagggatatacaaggtgagatcccttggtgtatgctctttgctgatgatgtggtgctagttgacgagagtagggcaggagttaataggaagttagagctgtggagacgtacgttagagtcgaaagggttcagacttagtaggaccaagaccgagtacatgatgtgcgatttcagcgcaactaggcatgaggggggagacgttagtctagatgggcaagtggtggtccagaaggatacgtttcggtatttaggatcggtgttacaaaaggatggcgacattgatgaagatgttaggcatagaatttcagctggatggttgaaatggcggcaagcttctggcatcctttgtgacaagagggtgccacaaaagctaaaaggcaaattctataggacagcaattcgtccggcgatattatacggtgctgaatgttggcctacaaaaagacgacatgtgcagcaactgagtgtagcagagatgcggatgttgcggtggttttgcgggcacacaaggagggatagagtccggaacgaagttattcgggatagggtcggggtggcaccaattgaggagaaacttactcagcatcggctgagatggtttggacatgtccaacgaaggcctcctgaggcgccggtgcgtaatgggatccttgagctagtcgataatgtaaagaggggtagaggtagacctaaactgacgtgggatgagtcggttaagagagaccttaaggattggaacatctctaaagagatagctttggataggagcgcttggagactagctatcaatgtgcctgaaccttgaacttatttctttcgggtttcatctctagtctaccccaacttgcttgggaaaaaagactatgttgttgttgtataagCAGCTCCTAGTACCTGCACGACAAGAGTTTGCAGGTGGCGCAACCACAGGCTGTTGCCTTCGAGCGCGAAGGCAGTGATGTTATCTGGGCCACCGAGGTGCAGCAGCAGGAAAGGTGCCCAGAACGCCACCAGCTGGTGCTCGCTTGACCCGCTTATGATTTAGAGATGGCCCAGCGCGTATATCGCTGTGGAATCAGCCAGCAGGTAAGCCAGCCAGAGAGAAGCCCTCAACACCGTGGAGGAGCTACGCCGCCGGATCCCGCCAGAGATGAGGAGCCATAGCTGCAGCATGAAGCTTGCGAGGACCATGATTTGTATGCCCCATGTGCTCCACAGATGCACTAACCCTTTCATTGCTTCTCCAGTCCTCAAAATGTCTGCAGAGTGCAGAAACAACATGTCAAAGAACACAATAGCAACTAGCTAGATGATCTGTATACCTTCACATGCATAATACGAAAAAGACTGAATGTATCACAGAGTAGCTTACATATGTGCTTTCCAGCCTGCCCATGttcatgttttccttttttgAAGCTCTTAAAGGATTAATTAAAAGACTAGATTACTATATATCTAGATTCTTTTGGCAAAATGATGAACATAAGAAGAAATATAGATTGGCTAAATGGCCTATTCACAGCAAACCCAAATGTTTTGGGGGTTTAGGCATTTTGGATTTGGATATTTGCCTTTTGATTAAATGGCTTTATAACCTCATAAATGAGGATAGTGCTTGGTATAAAAAACAATTATTTGCAACATAAATCTCTAAATCAAGTTACTAAAAAGCCAGAAGATTCTCATTTTTGGTCTGGCCTGAGGGCAGTAAAAGACCTATTTCTCTTTCGGCTCATTTATAATACAAAATGGCCAAAGTGTGAGATTCTGGGAGGATACATGGGAAGGAACCAAACCGTTCATGGAGCTATTTCCTAATCTGTATAGAACTGTTAGGAAAAAGGGGTTACATTAGCAAAAGCTTTGAACAATGCTGCCCTCAATATTTCCTTTAGAAGTGCCTTGGTAGGAGATAATTTAAAATCATGGCTTGAACTAGTTTCAATAGTAGTAAGTGTCCTTTTGGTTGAAGGAAAGGATAGATTTAGATAATTAGATGGCACCTAAACAGAGGGGGCTCGTACTCGGTTCATTCTTTTATACCATGCCTTCATATCATATGGTATCTACAGAGTGGGTTGATCCTCACGAAGGGTAATCTCTAAAAATGAAAATGGAATGGTAATACTAAATGTTGCTTTTGTAACTAAACTGAATCAATTCAACATCTGTTTTTTGTTTGCCATGTGACGAGATATATTTAGAATACCACTTTTATTGTTACAAGGTCACAAACTGCCAAACGAGGAAATGCATGCGCGCGGCGCCTTGAAAAGCAAACGAGGAGGTAGGAGAGAGCTACACCCGGGAGGAATCGGGCTGCGACTCACCGAGGAGAGAGTATtggcttgccggcggcgagaacaGTGCGAGGGATGGATGGAGCCGAGACCGGGAGGTGTACTGGAAGTCTGGAACCACCTCTCGCAGCTCCGGGCGGCGTCAGACAGAGGAAACCTCTCGGCAACAACAATGGGGGTGGAgtggggaggagcgagcaacCAACGTCggtcggcgacggccgacggaGCGCCCAACCGGAGGCGGTGACTGTTGAGACTTGAGACTTGAGAGAGGAGGTCCGAAACGtcgagacaaaaaaaaaattggagggGGGTAGGAGAGAAAATTCGAGTCAAGTCAACTAGTCCAGAAAGCTGAAAGCAAGATTTCATGTGCACTGCTCGGGATATTCTGTGGACGGTTGCATCAGAGCCGTGgcatttttacatttttaccattatatCGAACGGCACTTATCTAAATATCAATTTTACGATGACATTTAcgaatttattatttttatcttACAGTCCTTTCAATTTTTACCACATTTACCTACGTGGCACGCCATACCGACGTACATGCTGAGACACAGTCAGCAAAGCATGAGAAATGTTGTGACTGCCCCTCACCTGctcttctcttctccctctccgacAGCTGGGTCCCACAGCTTCTTTCATGCCAGGTGGGCCCATTCgtcagcttcatcttccacctccgCTGGCGCTTGAGCCGCTTGATTCCGGCGGGGTAAGAAGCACCAATAATTTTAATGGATCTTGGCATTGCTTTGCTTGCATTCCGATGAATTGAATGCATTCCTCCTATTATCTATGTTCCGCGAGTAACTAATGAAAGCACTTGCTAAGCTAGCTAGCTGTCGCTCCTCTGTTCCTTGCTTGTCCTGCTCTGTTCTGTTCCCCAAGCCCTGCGCCCCTGCCCCTGCTGATGGAGCTAGCAAGCCGGGCAGGTTACAGCACGCACACGTGCAGCGACGCAGGCGCGAGCGGGCGTAGGCCGGGGGCGCTGCAGCAGCGAGCGCGGGCCCAGGCAGCGCGGCACGGGTCCTGCAGCAGCGGCGCAGGCAGGGGGCCAGGGGCCCTGCAGCCCCGGCGCACTAGCCGCCGTGCTGCAGCCGCCGCAGGGGAACGGTGGCGGAGGGCACGGGAGGGGGAAGGGCGGCGAGATCGGAACGATACTTGGAGGTGGGAGACGGAGCTGACGAGTGGGTCCAAATGGAAGTGAGATGATCTGCGGGACCTGACTGtcgaagagggagagagaggaggagcaggaCATTTCTAGGGCTGGGCATCTAAACCCGAAAAACCGAACCCGAACCTGAACCGAACCCTAATAGACCGAATTGTCGGTCAATTCGGTTTTCGGTTCGGTCCACAAACTCAGATAATTCGGTTTTCGATTTCGGTTTCGGTTTCGGTTTCGGTTTCGGTTCTGGCCTCTTAGAACCCGAATAGACTTGAAGAACCGAAATACCCTGTGACAGATCAAACCCAGTCCAGCGACGATTCGGCCCAAGGCCTGCTCCACACTACAGCCCCTTCCGCTCCCAACCCTAGCGCCCACTCGGCCGCCAGGCGCCAACTGCTACCTGCTGCCCGGTGCTCGCCTCCGCCAGTTCCCTGTGTCGCCGTAGCCTTCCGCTTCCCACTCCCAGATCCCTGCTCCTTCTCTACTTCCTGTTGCCTACGATGGAGGACACCATGGCGGCGCCCTCGCGGATCTAAGGCCGGCGACGCCCCTTCTCCTTCTCTACTTCTTGTTGCCTGCGATGGAGGACACCATGGCAGCGCCCTCGCGaatccatggccggcggcgccccctcTCCTTCTCTGCTTCTTGTTCGCGTGGGGGAGCTGCCTACTACTTGGGGTGAAGAGTAGTAGGAGCAAGGCGCTCACCATTGAAGAGGTGGCTGGCGCTGCTCGCCCTTGGTGAAGAAGtagagagggaaggaagggcGGCGGCTGGACTGGAGAAGGTACTGATGGTCTATGAACTCAGTGTGCAGTTTGTATTTCTAGTCAATTTCTCTCTGTTTATCTCATTGTGATATGTGAGAAGCGTTCTATTCGGTTTCTCG contains:
- the LOC120706494 gene encoding uncharacterized protein LOC120706494; this encodes MSSGGILLLLATISLFVAGLVKYGERIWALKCGGMSSIRDRFNKWGDTGRVKPYRFVVEGKSEEEILLEAHYSFAACMCAFLDVTLEEAQIEGLRAIDPGYSFGEVVVGEDIYKLIEMELSLMYDILYTKAAVMHTWYGFCIHLTSLLGTAAAFLLFQLSIRGGRGDYNRADVIISYVLLVGALVLETISVCRAVFSSWTCSFFHRNTQRDSTDSGTLALAKWLLHVLVLVRRPVKPASRRLWRDSLGQYNLLHLCYRDTTEPWSRLTTKMGLGEWWNRSHFQGTFSGTDSLPTSDLRNLVLQALPPPEIADLNSRGRMILEKFEAYKDFARWSVSIDFHQSILVWHMATDLFIEVYDAGHESKLVEATRVLSNYMMFLLIVKPDMLPGRAHHNLYLDVSNNFEAFWPVKDSTVMGSPRSWNLCHMIKELFQHEGPTNFSRTPQRKKIAEKLFNSFESYSTESIDPGIDPRRGRFRMTGNSCAALLAKELRDLGRSDTLELIFGVWVEVMIYAAEHCSRESHARQLSSGGEFITIVWLLVHHLMQTARYNKFVRNPHA
- the LOC120706493 gene encoding cysteine proteinase inhibitor 12-like, which gives rise to MRVVATRLAAAPAPAPAPAPALRPLLLLLLVLLLVSAPLAIGAAAMAGHVLGGVKENPAAANSAESDGLGRFAVEEHNKRQNALLEFVRVVEAKEQVVAGTLHHLTLEAIEAGRKKVYEAKVWVKPWLDFKELQEFVHKGDATTFTSADLGAKKGGHEPGWREVPVEDPVVKDAAHHAVKSIQERSNSLFPYELLEIVRAKAQVVEDFAKFDILMKLKRGSKEEKIKAEVHKNLEGAFVLNQHQPAEHDESSSQ